The Candidatus Bathyarchaeota archaeon genome has a segment encoding these proteins:
- a CDS encoding ribbon-helix-helix domain-containing protein, whose protein sequence is MKLITLYLPEPYIRALDSLVNEQYYPNRAEAIRVAIRDMLSTEVWGRRQNGWRKTN, encoded by the coding sequence GTGAAACTAATAACATTATATCTCCCCGAACCATACATTCGAGCATTAGATAGCCTTGTAAACGAACAATACTATCCAAATCGTGCAGAAGCCATTCGTGTGGCTATACGAGACATGTTATCTACCGAGGTTTGGGGGAGGAGACAAAATGGCTGGCGAAAAACCAACTAG
- a CDS encoding CehA/McbA family metallohydrolase: MHVHTKYSFDAFITPKELVIYSKKQGLDGVAITDHDTINGLQEFSKIKSLLVIPGAEITTKQGHVLAINVNTTIKTGLSFVETIDQIHDAGGLAIVAHPTAFFKGIAEEELDQNFDAMEVINSSAVPFSFSVRKNRKMADKLNFPQTGGSDAHYALEVGMAYTVIDAEKEVDEVVKAIKRGAVVPFGRSIPWGVRLKRVFLRAKKR; this comes from the coding sequence ATGCACGTTCACACAAAATATTCTTTCGACGCCTTCATTACACCTAAAGAATTGGTCATTTACTCAAAAAAGCAAGGTTTAGACGGAGTTGCCATAACTGATCATGACACCATCAATGGATTACAAGAATTTAGCAAGATTAAAAGCCTACTAGTTATTCCCGGCGCTGAGATTACAACAAAGCAAGGTCATGTTTTGGCAATAAACGTTAACACCACTATTAAAACTGGTCTATCTTTCGTTGAAACCATTGATCAAATACATGATGCTGGTGGACTAGCTATAGTTGCTCATCCAACAGCGTTCTTTAAAGGAATTGCAGAAGAAGAGCTTGATCAAAATTTCGATGCAATGGAAGTCATCAACTCTTCTGCAGTACCATTCTCCTTTTCAGTGCGTAAGAACCGAAAAATGGCGGATAAACTTAATTTTCCTCAAACAGGAGGAAGTGATGCTCATTATGCGCTTGAGGTTGGAATGGCATACACTGTTATCGATGCTGAAAAAGAAGTTGATGAAGTCGTTAAAGCGATAAAAAGAGGTGCTGTGGTGCCTTTTGGTAGATCAATACCTTGGGGTGTGAGGTTGAAAAGAGTGTTTCTACGCGCTAAGAAAAGGTAA
- the ftsZ gene encoding cell division protein FtsZ, giving the protein MAGEKPTSKALQLAWQGTLGPTDSIQASNQCKIVVIGVGDAGNNIVTQLTKMGTTGIYTIAINTDSLHLSASQADQKMLIGEKLTRGLGVDGDPTLGRAAIGESRKQIEEILTDVNVVFVTAGLGGGTGTGAAPVVAEIGRKKGAITIGVVTKPFRIEKGRMKPASRALTELRQQCDTVVVIDNNKLTELVPQLPIDEAFKFADKVLANLIKGIVETISTPSLINLDFADFRTIVKHGGVAVVGIGESNAPNRAEEAVRNALKSPLLDIDCAGATGALIHVTGDSQMTIEEANHIGEIITEMMNNNAQVIWGARVNPEFNGRIRVTLVMTGINPPHKLRGIGSITPQLFNLEPYPEPEKKLPVDLGLYQLENFET; this is encoded by the coding sequence ATGGCTGGCGAAAAACCAACTAGCAAAGCTCTCCAACTCGCGTGGCAAGGTACTCTCGGACCAACTGATAGCATACAAGCGTCCAATCAATGCAAAATTGTAGTCATCGGAGTTGGAGACGCCGGAAACAACATAGTCACGCAACTAACAAAAATGGGAACTACAGGTATATACACAATAGCCATTAACACCGATTCACTTCACCTTAGCGCATCACAAGCAGACCAAAAGATGTTAATCGGCGAGAAATTGACCCGAGGGCTAGGTGTAGATGGAGATCCTACTTTAGGAAGAGCCGCCATCGGAGAATCACGGAAACAAATAGAAGAAATCCTAACAGATGTGAACGTTGTGTTTGTTACTGCTGGTCTAGGCGGCGGAACTGGAACAGGAGCTGCACCAGTAGTCGCAGAAATCGGTAGAAAAAAGGGCGCTATTACAATAGGAGTAGTCACGAAACCTTTTAGAATTGAAAAAGGCCGAATGAAACCAGCCTCTCGTGCGCTTACCGAACTCCGCCAGCAATGCGACACAGTAGTGGTGATTGACAACAACAAACTAACGGAACTTGTACCCCAACTTCCAATCGATGAAGCTTTCAAATTTGCGGATAAAGTGTTAGCCAACCTGATAAAGGGCATAGTAGAAACGATTTCAACGCCCAGCCTCATCAATCTTGACTTCGCTGACTTCAGAACCATTGTAAAACATGGCGGAGTTGCGGTAGTAGGAATAGGAGAGTCTAATGCACCTAACCGTGCCGAAGAAGCAGTACGCAACGCACTAAAAAGCCCACTGTTGGACATTGACTGTGCAGGAGCCACAGGCGCCCTCATCCACGTCACTGGCGATAGTCAAATGACAATTGAAGAAGCAAACCACATAGGAGAGATCATAACAGAGATGATGAACAACAATGCTCAGGTGATTTGGGGTGCAAGAGTGAACCCAGAGTTTAACGGAAGAATCAGAGTAACTTTGGTAATGACTGGCATCAACCCACCGCATAAACTGAGAGGGATTGGTTCAATAACACCTCAGCTTTTCAACCTAGAACCATATCCAGAACCTGAGAAAAAACTACCAGTAGATCTTGGCTTATACCAACTGGAAAACTTTGAAACCTAA
- the metG gene encoding methionine--tRNA ligase — protein sequence MVTCAWPYLNYMPHLGTLIGSILSADVAARYYRLRGDDVVFVSGSDEHGTPVEVEAVRLGIPPKQLTDKNHAKVVSLWKKWGISFDNYTRTESPVHKAFIQNIFSKIYEKGYIFVQETELPYCPNCKRFLPDRFVEGICPYCGVEGARGDQCESCGRLLEPAKLVDFYCTICKSTPTIRKVKHWYLDLPKFADELRQFIESNKRLPSNARKFSLNIINEGLKPRAVTRDNKWGIPAPFLGAENKTIYVWVEAVLGYVSATIEYFKSRGEEKRWREFWFNKDAKTLYFIGKDNIPFHVIILPALLLAIEEDYNLPWNVSSTEFLQFKGERFSKSHRVGISIDEALELFSADYWRYFLISTRPETKDANFSWTIFIEKVNADLNDTLGNFIHRTLTFVNQHFANTVPKAHNLGAYDKRILKSVEKKVAKAAQNLEDCKLQAALRNIIDISRIGNKYFNEKEPWNLVKTDRQEAANTLYVAVQIVKTLAITLEPFIPFTAVKLSTLLNLTDEMRSRRWSEATKLLPSGHKIRGSKPLFSKIEVTAKELQDKLEKTKITPSTITFEEFSKLDLRVGKIIKAENVPKSKNLVKLTIDVGAGELKQAVAGIAQHYELKELEGRNIAVLVNLQPKHIFGLDSEVMILAAEDDKNISILIPIPDKPVKAGSKIK from the coding sequence GTGGTCACTTGTGCGTGGCCTTACCTTAACTATATGCCTCATTTAGGCACTTTGATAGGTTCGATTCTCTCGGCAGATGTTGCTGCTCGTTATTATCGATTGAGAGGAGATGACGTAGTTTTTGTAAGCGGCTCCGACGAGCATGGAACACCCGTGGAAGTAGAAGCCGTTAGATTGGGTATTCCGCCAAAACAGCTTACAGACAAGAACCACGCAAAGGTAGTAAGCTTATGGAAGAAATGGGGTATTTCCTTCGACAACTACACGCGAACAGAAAGCCCTGTGCATAAAGCATTCATCCAAAATATTTTCTCTAAAATATACGAAAAAGGCTACATCTTTGTTCAAGAAACCGAATTACCATATTGCCCAAACTGCAAGCGCTTCTTGCCAGACAGATTTGTAGAAGGCATCTGCCCCTATTGTGGCGTTGAAGGTGCCCGGGGGGATCAGTGTGAATCTTGTGGTCGTCTTCTTGAACCAGCAAAACTTGTCGACTTTTACTGCACAATCTGTAAGTCCACACCGACAATAAGGAAAGTGAAACATTGGTATCTTGACCTACCAAAATTCGCTGATGAACTCCGCCAATTCATAGAAAGTAACAAGAGACTACCCTCTAACGCAAGGAAATTCAGCCTGAACATAATCAACGAGGGTCTCAAGCCCAGAGCAGTAACCCGAGATAACAAATGGGGAATTCCAGCACCTTTTCTAGGGGCAGAAAACAAAACGATATATGTCTGGGTTGAGGCGGTTCTCGGGTATGTCTCGGCCACAATTGAATACTTCAAAAGCCGTGGAGAGGAAAAAAGATGGCGCGAGTTTTGGTTTAACAAAGATGCAAAAACTTTGTATTTTATCGGCAAAGACAACATCCCTTTTCACGTAATTATCCTTCCTGCTTTGCTTCTTGCGATAGAGGAAGACTATAACTTGCCATGGAATGTTTCTTCAACTGAATTTCTACAATTCAAAGGCGAAAGGTTTTCTAAAAGCCATAGAGTAGGCATATCGATAGACGAAGCATTAGAATTGTTCTCAGCAGATTATTGGCGCTACTTTCTCATATCCACACGCCCAGAAACCAAAGATGCGAATTTTTCATGGACAATTTTCATAGAAAAAGTAAACGCAGATCTCAATGACACTTTAGGCAACTTCATACACAGAACTCTAACATTCGTTAACCAACATTTTGCAAACACGGTGCCAAAAGCACACAACCTTGGCGCTTACGACAAACGTATTCTCAAATCTGTGGAAAAAAAAGTGGCAAAGGCAGCGCAAAACCTAGAAGACTGCAAACTGCAAGCAGCTCTGAGAAACATTATTGACATCAGCCGTATAGGGAACAAGTATTTTAACGAGAAAGAACCGTGGAACCTCGTCAAGACCGACAGACAAGAAGCCGCAAATACGCTCTACGTTGCTGTCCAAATTGTCAAAACCCTAGCAATAACTCTTGAGCCATTCATTCCTTTCACTGCTGTTAAACTCTCAACTCTGCTCAATCTGACGGATGAGATGCGTTCACGGAGATGGAGTGAAGCAACAAAACTTTTACCTTCAGGTCACAAGATAAGGGGGTCAAAACCGTTATTTAGCAAGATAGAGGTCACCGCGAAGGAGTTGCAAGACAAGTTGGAAAAAACAAAAATTACGCCGTCAACTATAACATTTGAAGAGTTCTCCAAGCTCGATTTACGAGTAGGCAAGATCATTAAGGCAGAAAATGTTCCTAAATCTAAAAACCTTGTGAAGCTAACAATTGACGTAGGTGCTGGAGAACTAAAACAAGCTGTGGCGGGCATCGCTCAGCACTATGAGCTAAAAGAGTTGGAAGGCAGGAACATTGCAGTTTTGGTCAATCTTCAGCCTAAACATATCTTCGGCTTAGACTCAGAAGTAATGATTTTAGCAGCAGAAGACGACAAAAACATTTCAATCCTTATACCCATACCCGACAAGCCAGTTAAGGCAGGAAGCAAAATAAAGTGA